The sequence ATTAGCTGTAGACTGGTAGAAAAGTTTCTAATTACCTTCGGGACTCGGACATTTGAAGAATCTGCTGATGAATATTCTATCAGACATCAGcaaatgatttaatttgtacgtgatattgaaaattaattatggaattttttttccaggcctagataaaatagaatttttgcAATCACATCAAAATATGGAGATTTACAAAAAAGCTTTTGATATAATTGAACTTTACTTCGGTTCTGAAGAGGAAGATTCACGATGTGCGCCATCAGTTGACGCGCAAGGTCAACAATTCCAATTCAATGCTGCTGATTCATCACAATTGCCAGTTCAAAACttccaattttaattttgcatGAGCATgatgatttataaaatcatttaaatattagtaataacaacaacaacatcaatGATAACAGCAACACGTGTTTACGAGTTACAGAGttcattcatttaaataatattcgtCGAGTTTAAAATCGTATAATAAAGACCAACGCTAACTTGGATTTGAAAAcgtgataattatatattttacggTGATCATTGTTTTCATTGTTGAGTTTCTCAGCGTTTTCTCTCCATtgatgagaatttaaaaaaaaaattactaacagaaaaaaaaaacaatgacaGCCGTCAATAGTaccctaaaaaaaataattttaatttcattaattaatttttttttccatctttctttttattatcaccTGTTTTCTTATCGTCTTagccaaaatatatattatatttaaatagaaatacacaatattgaaaaacattttttagacTCGAGATCAGTTCAAAGTCCCAATTATTGACCACTATCACAAGTATGCCAgacattacatttttttaaacgtattcttttatttggagtctgtaaaaaaaaattaattaaaacattttctaTGATCACTCAAACTTACAGTCGTATTATTTCTACGGAATTgcgcaaaattatttttttgtttaaaaaatttaagttaattaaaatatctagtGTCAATAATTGGGTCTTTGGCctattaatagaaattatactttcatataaattattttatacatttttttttttgtcactttTATCGGTAACGGAACTAAAATCGAAAATCAATACTacacaattaatttaagatttaaaacaaaaatacttataaaaacaaacaaatacttaacaaaaaaaaaaaaaaaaaaaaaaaaaaaaacttatactGTGAAAAAGACTCTGGACACATGTAACTTGTGTGACATGGACTGATGATGCGTATTAACAAGTAATTGGAAATTAAAAGGACTTCTTCAATGACTTTTAGTAGGACGTACGTATTATTATCAACAGGACAAACATAACAATACTAAGTCGATACAAATAACTACGCTACGTAAAAACGGATGTACCCTCATTAGTTAGATACTCTAACgaccaaatttaataaattttttactgtaaatacGAAAATCtcgtgatttaaaaaaaaggactTTTTATACAGACTACCTGTGATAGTCtcgttttcatttaaatatattttatttttttttaaccactgCATGATTTACATCAggcgatgataaaaaaataccaaaataaaataatgagaccgagataaaaaataaattataaattatatctaattacTAGTAATGATAAggcgaattttatttttcttcattgcAATAAATCATAAGTGCTCTGTATAAAAAGACCGTGACtgtataaaatgtatttattatttaggttCGACAttatatcattatcattactatacttattataaagaagaagcctattattactattatgtatacaattatattttttagttatatgcTTTGTCGGCGACAATAAGTCGATTCTCATTGccaatttatgattaaaaatatatatatatatattttataagattaattaatcaattaggcatagacaatatatatatacatacaaattttaattgacaattaacTAGAAGCAACTTTTTTCTTACTCGGGTTTTATCGTGACACTTGACGATTAAATCATgcaacgtaattttttttttttacatgtttttaaaaaaaaaaataattgctgatattttttttgctgacATAGATTTtgatcgatttttatttagagttaaaaatagttaaataaatatgatactgGTTAgcagacgtctaataattttttgatttttttttgaatgataaattataaaaaaaaaaaatattttgaaaaattgcacatgaagtttttaaaattttttacatgtgcatatttttagtttttgtttttttgtaattgatttgttgaaaaaaaaatcttaaacttaattgtctgctaacttgagaatcataaataaataagagcgTAAATTGGCAATGGATAAAAACTAACGATGTGATTAAGACATAAATATTGTCGTGAAATAATACGGGGACTGTTGACTGCTACATAAAACGATAatacaaatacataaaattatataatgtacaacaacaacaacaataatgataataaatatattatttacatgaGATCTCTctacttgataaatttaaaaaacaataattgaaaCTTTATGTACCCAACACTCAAGTCAATAACacgacattttatttttcataataataataatacaattaatagataaaagtattattgaaaatttgaaaaattaaagcaaTCCTTGTAGTAAAGGTTTCGTTTGTTccttttattgtattatttcttataaagatgaaaataaaaatttaataatttcgaaaaatttattgtaaatatttatttttcttcacatCATTAGTAACAAGCAgtacaaaaaatcataaatttgataaatgcTATAAAATgtctatataattaaatataaaaataatatgaataatactccgtatacatttttttaataacgtaAAGGGCAGCTTTTAATGTCTGGTTCCGGTTGCACTGGAATGATAACACCATCTGTCATTCTGGTGATCAATGGTTCCACTTTATCTGGATTTATTTGACCCTTTAATTTCAACTCCAACtgattctctacaaaattaaTCGCCTTGTGTTTGTCTTGGTCATATCCTTTGGCGACCATTGTGAGTATAAAAACGGCTTCTTTTACCAAAGGGGTTTCACGATCACACAGATGATGAAAAGCCATCATTGCTTCGGGATCaatatctaataaattttctacaatctataaaaatgataaaattattatttctttttttttatttaaggtaagagacctagtacccgatcagggaactagtactcgatcactcatatatttatatatatatatacatacatatatatttactaaatacaGATATATACATGAAGTGATCGAGTACTGGATCTTTTACCTTAAGACttaggaatatttttattttttgtccgaattatgagacaaaaaaatgatttaaaaattttttctgtagttCGTTACTCAAATAAGAACTACAGGAATCAATACGTAccacaattttttgtttctctatttgatcatgaaatttatcaataacgAAACCAGGATCGTTGCCCATTTGGGATGGCGAAAGCCACAATTCATCAGAAGAACCTAGAGCAGCTTTGCTGGCATTTCCTATCATTTTAGCAAGACAGGTCATCGGACTATCaagatttgaaaataaaaatattatagccGGTTTGTCTGGGTGTCTTACAACTCCGGCAATACCAGCAACTATATCATTCCAAATATCATCATACTGTTGCTTAAACTTGTaactaatattatcaatattattttctaaatttctgATAATCACATCCTCAGATAAAGTATTTTCACTGGTTTCGGATTCTGTGCCactttcatttgaaaatactGCAAGTGCACCCAGAAAAGACGCCAAAACAACCAGAAGTACAGTAGGGATGATTCcacatattaaataattattgttctcTGAATTGTTTTTCTTATTGTGCAAACTTGGACTAGTTTTTGCTTCAACTTTTGGCTTGATTGGAGTTTCTCTCTTTTCATTAAGAGAATCTGATAAAATGCGCCTGTTATTTTTAGGCGAATTTCGTAAATCACCAGACAGTGGATCAGCCTGTACATCATCAGTCTCATCAACATCTAGAGGGTCTGATTCCGAGTCATCATCAAAACTATTTGAGTCGTCTGGCTCCTCACCAGCGGACACAGTTCTGAATTTCATTGGCTTTGATGTCATCATGCGGGGTAAAGGTGGACGTGGACTTGGTACTCGTGGTACAAATTGGCTGTCAGTTACACCAAACTagaattacaattattttgaatcattaataagtcaatttttaaatcaaacacAAAAAACTTATGATAGTAACAGCAGCCAAGACAATTTCGTTGGTTTgcataaaaattacgataaaaaaaatgatttgaaatgcCCGAAATTTTGAcaggtaattttaaaaatatttttctcttgattataaataaaaaattttaagtgtcTGCTGCTCactgcaaaaataaatttaattacttttttatttttaataccatccattatttgaataaaataaatttaataatttaaataaataatatcaagaattaattaatttatagataattaactttttacataattaataattgatgagtaatgatttacttttaaaatatcattgacCTTGAAATTATTCTAAGAATTTCCAAgtattggaattattttatttattattcgataCAAAGTTGCCGCGAATTGAATTTATCTCATTGTTACCAACTTGATAAGTTTAAAAACATTGTGCACAcagtcatatattttaatatataccaacacctataaatatattagatGGATCACAATCCGCggaataataaaactaatttaaaaataataatgtttgtaatataatttaaataaacgcggGAATATCGGTATCGGATGGTGcggaatttaataaaattaaataattattttagctgATAAGAATGTGTGCAGGTCCATTTAAAAAGGTATTCCATTGGGGACCACTTACTGCTTTGggtatgttttttaaaacgtcaataattttaaatatcttcttAACaaactctatttatttaaaacagtacTTTTAGCGTTATTAATTATCGTGTAATTGCATGTAATTACTTTTTGTCActcgttaataaaatataatctcGTCGGCCGAGAAAAAAATCCGGCTAAATCTCAAAGTTTACAAACATCCGTACTTCGTGTTGGTAACATTGAGTACTGATTGTTTTTTCTTATGACAACcgggaaaatttgaatctaatttatttttttttttcagcaattataaaaataataacaacgaTGACAATTTACTGCAGCAGACAATGGTGGTCTCCTAAAGAAAGTCTCCTAGCAGcagcaaattttttattattcttcagTTTAAGCGGATCGACAATTTACCATTTTATGAGCGCTATTTATGAAGGCCCTGGTTATTTACCATTACGATGGAAACCTGTAAgttaaatacaattaatttatttatttatttataaagtacaGTCGGACTCCATTAACTCGGACAGAGGAgcagaaattttgaatttccgaGTTAACGGATGTCCCTTCTTCCTAAATAGTAAACTATACGCGTGCGCTTCTACATCTACATGAATGATacatagataaatttatatagagacatataaatgtatatcatCGGTTGGGAGATAGCGCAGCTCGTGGGAGTCAAGATTGAGGGGAAGTTCTAAGATAATGGAATTTGAATTAATGGAATTCGACTGAacggctgcccaatttcaaaacacagtaagggacaaatttttaaaaattgattaacgtCTTGTAAATATGAttcaatccaaaaattttatttttgtcaattaCTGTATTTCGAAATTGGGCAGCCGtgtactttttacttttttattaaaaagttttgattaaattttgatattaattgattgaCTATCGATTAGACTAtgggttttaattaattgataaaattttgatatgcCTGACAGTTtaaagtcattgaaaattttaaaaaactgaagGACTGTTTGAGAACGCCTTTCAATGCTCATTAAAAGttcactaataattaaattttgttgacctGGTACTGTAAATTATAATGAGTTCAAAAAGTTCATTTGACTATAACtgaattactaaataaaattaatattcaaataaaagaacaattattatttcttttttcttgataacgatttattttataggaaaATATGAATGACACAAAGTACTTACAGTATTGTAAAGTTTGTGAAGGCTACAAAGCACCGAGGTCTCATCACTGCAGGAAATGTAATGCATAATTAATGTAATGCGGCTGTCTCATTACGAAACTTTGACAActaactttgaaaaatattttaggcGGTCGCTGTATATTAAAAATGGACCACCACTGCCCGTGGATAAATAACTGCGTGGGTCATTACAACCACGGGTACTTTACGGGATTTTTAGCGAGCGCCGTAGGCGGTTGCTGTGTCTCGACATTTATCTTGGTGTCCTGGTTGATAGCAGTGATAACacgtaaaaattatacttttccATCGCCGTCAGTATTTACCCTGATACTGGTTGTGTTCACAATCGGTCTTTCCATCGGTGTCGTGTTTGCTGTGGGGATGTTGCTTTACATCCAGCTGTCAGCGATATTACGCAACACAACGGGAATTGAAGACTGGATTCTTGAAAAAGCCAAGTACAGAAGATTTGGCACGGATGACGTATTTATTCATCCGTATTCTAAGGGATGGTTGTTCAACATCAAGCAAGTACTCAAGTGGCACTGCATGCCTGAAGGCGATGGCATTGTTTGGCCAGTTCGTGAGGGTTGTGATCAATACACTCTAACAGTAAGTATCTCTTTCtcgaataaaaaacaatgggaatgaaatataattatctatgctaattagatttaaacaataaaatgaataacaataatataaaagtattaaatatatgacatggacaattaaaagtaaaaacaaaaagtacttgacatttatatttatatttacaggTAGAGCAAGGATACCAAAAACAAGAAAAACGTAAAAGGGCACGTAGATATCGCATTGTATCTAAAGTATCTGGTTCTTGGATACCAGTCACTTATGGCTGGTGTGTTGTATGTCATCCACCTTGTACAGATGAACCTAGAATAAAACTTAATGTTGGTGATACAGTCATCGTCACTCGATGGCGGAAGTACGTGCTCTTTTAAAATTCTTCAAATTGCTGTCATGctggataatttaaattatttttattgaattaataaattgtttttttaaaaaaatagatactGGCTGTTTGGAGAGAAACAAGAGTCGAATGGAGATCCTAAGAAAAGGATAAGAGGATGGTTTCCACACTCGAGTGCTATCGAGGTCGTGGAGAATGGTAGAAACATACCGGCAGATTACAAGGACGACTAAAACCTATCATCGATTCACCTCGAGactaatttagaaaatttatgttacaTAAACTAAAACAACTCGCACATAAAAGtgttgtaaaatttataattactatttatatatacatattttaatttttatgttaactttttgttaattaccactgttatttaatatttttttatttaaatacagtaTGTTATTAGTTTACTTGACAAGTTATAAGtgcaattacaataataacaagaGGTCGAGTTGTAATGACGCAGAATACGTGTTCCGTACATTGTTTTCTACTCAAGGATTTATGAGCGgacgcatatatatattttgtatgaaTGGTTTCTTACAAATAAGtttaatctttttattttatttctttgtgtGCTGTACTGTCAGATGTTTAATAACAAGTCACAGGTTTTCctgcttatttttttaccttgaaatgaatttttaaaatacaatctcatgattattattttgtatgattaaatattaaacatttgtggaaaaaaaaaataataatttactgagTACTATTAAGAATTGAATGAATGAggttgttaataaaaaaatgtaagattgatagaatgataaatttgtgatgagaattaaaatatgaaaaatagttGAGTTGTGTGTGgggataaaatattttataaacaacgAGAGCTCTGGGATAAGCTCAGCGGTACTGTAGAAAATCAATATAGCTGTATAAAAAAGCCCCGCGAAAGCACGAGAGCGAGAAGGACAGAGCGAGTCAGGTCAAAGAGAATGAAC comes from Microplitis demolitor isolate Queensland-Clemson2020A chromosome 8, iyMicDemo2.1a, whole genome shotgun sequence and encodes:
- the LOC103572323 gene encoding uncharacterized protein LOC103572323 isoform X2; this translates as MMTSKPMKFRTVSAGEEPDDSNSFDDDSESDPLDVDETDDVQADPLSGDLRNSPKNNRRILSDSLNEKRETPIKPKVEAKTSPSLHNKKNNSENNNYLICGIIPTVLLVVLASFLGALAVFSNESGTESETSENTLSEDVIIRNLENNIDNISYKFKQQYDDIWNDIVAGIAGVVRHPDKPAIIFLFSNLDSPMTCLAKMIGNASKAALGSSDELWLSPSQMGNDPGFVIDKFHDQIEKQKIVIVENLLDIDPEAMMAFHHLCDRETPLVKEAVFILTMVAKGYDQDKHKAINFVENQLELKLKGQINPDKVEPLITRMTDGVIIPVQPEPDIKSCPLRY
- the LOC103572323 gene encoding uncharacterized protein LOC103572323 isoform X1, which encodes MDGIKNKKFGVTDSQFVPRVPSPRPPLPRMMTSKPMKFRTVSAGEEPDDSNSFDDDSESDPLDVDETDDVQADPLSGDLRNSPKNNRRILSDSLNEKRETPIKPKVEAKTSPSLHNKKNNSENNNYLICGIIPTVLLVVLASFLGALAVFSNESGTESETSENTLSEDVIIRNLENNIDNISYKFKQQYDDIWNDIVAGIAGVVRHPDKPAIIFLFSNLDSPMTCLAKMIGNASKAALGSSDELWLSPSQMGNDPGFVIDKFHDQIEKQKIVIVENLLDIDPEAMMAFHHLCDRETPLVKEAVFILTMVAKGYDQDKHKAINFVENQLELKLKGQINPDKVEPLITRMTDGVIIPVQPEPDIKSCPLRY
- the LOC103572322 gene encoding palmitoyltransferase ZDHHC6, with the protein product MCAGPFKKVFHWGPLTALAIIKIITTMTIYCSRQWWSPKESLLAAANFLLFFSLSGSTIYHFMSAIYEGPGYLPLRWKPENMNDTKYLQYCKVCEGYKAPRSHHCRKCGRCILKMDHHCPWINNCVGHYNHGYFTGFLASAVGGCCVSTFILVSWLIAVITRKNYTFPSPSVFTLILVVFTIGLSIGVVFAVGMLLYIQLSAILRNTTGIEDWILEKAKYRRFGTDDVFIHPYSKGWLFNIKQVLKWHCMPEGDGIVWPVREGCDQYTLTVEQGYQKQEKRKRARRYRIVSKVSGSWIPVTYGWCVVCHPPCTDEPRIKLNVGDTVIVTRWRKYWLFGEKQESNGDPKKRIRGWFPHSSAIEVVENGRNIPADYKDD